In the genome of Chiroxiphia lanceolata isolate bChiLan1 chromosome 17, bChiLan1.pri, whole genome shotgun sequence, one region contains:
- the PXMP4 gene encoding peroxisomal membrane protein 4 has product MAGGAMAGGEGPLRALLRAANALLQQHRYHAALAVIKGFRNGAVYGAKIRAPHALVMTFLFKSGSLREKLKAIAQATYTHSRNLAYFVFTYKGLMAAQSRLQGKKIPFHAFLAACIGGWLVFGENNPINSQIIMYLLSRILFGLSRLAVEKGYIPQPKQDPFPLVAALVWGTVLWLFEYHRETLQPSLQSSMTYLYEDSEVWHDLSDFLLYNKRTDSK; this is encoded by the exons ATGGCCGGCGGGGCCATGGCGGGTGGGGAGGGTCCGCTGCGCGCTCTGCTCCGCGCCGCCAACGcgctcctgcagcagcaccgcTACCATGCCGCGCTCGCTGTCATCAAGGGCTTCCGCAACGGCGCCGT CTATGGAGCCAAAATCCGTGCCCCTCATGCCCTGGTGATGACTTTCCTGTTCAAGAGTGGAAG tttgagGGAGAAGCTGAAGGCGATTGCTCAGGCCACCTACACCCACTCCCGGAACTTGGCCTACTTCGTGTTCACCTACAAGGGGCTCATGGCAGCGCAGTCCCGgctgcaggggaagaaaatCCCATTCCATGCTTTCCTTGCAGCCTGCATTGGGGGCTGGCTGGTGTTTGGTGAGAACAATCCCATCAACAGCCAG ATCATCATGTACCTGCTGTCCCGGATCCTGTTCGGCCTGTCCCGGCTGGCTGTGGAGAAGGGCTACATCCCACAGCCCAAGCAGGATCCCTTCCCCCTCGTGGCTGCCCTGGTGTGGGGGACAGTGCTGTGGCTCTTTGAGTACCACAGAGAGACTCTGCAGCCCTCCCTGCAGTCCTCCATGACCTACCTGTACGAGGACAGTGAGGTGTGGCACGACCTGTCTGACTTCCTCCTTTACAACAAAAGGACAGACAGCAAGTAG